From the Tripterygium wilfordii isolate XIE 37 chromosome 6, ASM1340144v1, whole genome shotgun sequence genome, one window contains:
- the LOC120000998 gene encoding putative receptor-like protein kinase At4g00960 → MQSFALDAFHFLLFSSLLYFCYPAKGQIYRYCDGASNYTYGSMYERNLNLTLNSLAVNASKTGFYITTMGQSPDTVYGLIQCQGYISNVDCQTCAGTAADKITQLCQNKKEALIGFINCSLHYSDSRFFSTANSIPRYSLCNVQNATNQTLFDHQLGSLLRNLSYSAADSPSRYAAGSIAHTAFVDIHAMLQCTGDLGIDDCFSCFGYIIRYIPQTCNGSVGGQIFSMSCSLRYEIYSFTPWSSQLPPAEIASPPSLLQPNSTPSATTNSKDDGKKSTSRTIAIVVTPIAVALVLIPIICGFVIWKKAKRKGNDGPEEYDNRSMESLLIGLDRLRVATGNFSDEYKLGEGGFGPVYKGKLPDGREIAVKRLSSCSGQGLEELKTEVMLVARLLHRNLVRLLGFCLEEEEKLLVYEYLPNGSLDKSLFDPMERLNLKWEQRYKIIVGIARGLLYLHEDSQLRIIHRDLKASNILLDESMNAKISDFGLARLFSGSQTQAKTNRISGTCGYMAPEYAKRGRFSPKSDVYSFGVLVLEIVTGRKSSSFRNLMNLQSYAWQHWVNGTALELLDPTLGDQWQKYEVLKSIHIGLLCVQELAADRPTMSKIIMMLSSNAVTFASPLQPAFFVPVEGFVSDLAAKNYVGAQSYRSVLKSLPQQSVNEISITEFDPR, encoded by the exons ATGCAATCTTTTGCATTAGATGCTTTCCATTTTCTCCTGTTTTCGAGTCTTCTGTATTTCTGCTATCCTGCCAAAGGCCAAATATATAGGTACTGCGATGGTGCTTCAAATTACACGTACGGTAGCATGTATGAACGGAACCTTAACCTAACGCTCAATTCACTTGCTGTCAATGCTTCTAAAACCGGCTTCTACATCACTACTATGGGGCAGAGCCCTGATACTGTTTATGGCCTCATACAGTGCCAAGGTTATATCTCCAATGTAGATTGCCAAACTTGTGCGGGCACTGCAGCTGACAAAATCACCCAACTTTGTCAGAACAAGAAGGAAGCACTTATAGGATTTATAAATTGCTCATTACATTATTCTGACTCGCGCTTCTTCTCAACTGCCAATAGTATCCCAAGATACTCGTTATGTAATGTGCAGAATGCAACTAACCAGACACTTTTTGATCACCAATTGGGAAGTTTGCTTAGGAATCTCTCATACAGTGCTGCCGATAGTCCTTCTAGATACGCTGCAGGTAGCATTGCTCACACAGCTTTTGTTGACATACATGCTATGCTGCAGTGCACTGGAGATTTAGGAATAGATGACTGCTTCAGTTGCTTTGGATATATAATCCGTTATATTCCACAAACTTGCAATGGAAGTGTAGGTGGTCAGATATTCTCTATGAGTTGCAGTCTTCGGTATGAGATATATTCATTCACTCCGTGGTCATCACAACTTCCTCCAGCCGAAATAGCATCTCCTCCATCTTTGCTCCAGCCCAACTCAACTCCTAGTGCAACAACAAACTCAAAGGATGATG GGAAAAAGAGCACTTCAAGAACCATTGCAATAGTGGTGACTCCTATAGCTGTTGCATTGGTATTGATACCCATCATTTGTGGTTTCGTCATCTGGAAAAAGGCTAAGAGAAAAGGAAATG ATGGTCCTGAAGAATATGATAATAGGAGTATGGAATCGCTTTTGATTGGACTAGATAGACTCAGAGTTGCAACTGGAAATTTCTCTGATGAATATAAACTTGGAGAAGGCGGTTTTGGTCCAGTTTACAAG GGCAAACTTCCTGATGGACGAGAAATAGCAGTCAAAAGGCTCTCGAGCTGCTCAGGGCAAGGCCTAGAAGAGCTAAAAACAGAGGTAATGTTGGTTGCTCGACTGTTGCATCGCAATCTAGTAAGGTTGTTGGGCTTTTGCttagaagaagaggagaagctGCTTGTATATGAATACTTGCCTAATGGAAGCTTGGACAAAAGTTTATTTG ATCCGATGGAACGATTGAATCTCAAATGGGAGCAACGATACAAAATCATTGTTGGCATTGCTCGAGGACTACTTTACCTGCATGAAGATTCTCAGCTCAGAATTATTCATCGGGATTTGAAAGCCAGTAACATTTTATTGGACGAGTCCATGAATGCTAAAATTTCTGATTTTGGTTTGGCAAGACTGTTCTCTGGAAGTCAAACTCAAGCCAAAACAAATCGAATTTCTGGGACTTG TGGTTACATGGCACCAGAATATGCTAAAAGGGGGCGCTTTTCCCCCAAATCCGATGTTTATAGTTTTGGTGTTCTAGTCTTGGAGATTGTCACTGGTCGAAAAAGCTCCAGTTTTCGCAATTTGATGAATCTGCAGAGTTAT GCGTGGCAACATTGGGTTAATGGAACGGCTCTGGAGTTGCTGGATCCTACTCTGGGTGACCAATGGCAAAAATATGAAGTTTTGAAGTCCATCCACATAGGGTTATTATGTGTTCAGGAACTTGCAGCTGATAGGCCTACAATGTCTAAAATTATCATGATGCTTAGCAGTAACGCTGTAACCTTTGCATCGCCATTGCAGCCTGCATTCTTTGTCCCGGTGGAAGGTTTTGTGTCAGATTTGGCTGCTAAAAATTATGTTGGAGCTCAAAGCTATAGATCTGTGTTGAAGTCATTGCCGCAACAATCTGTAAACGAGATTTCAATCACCGAGTTTGATCCTCGCTAG
- the LOC119999444 gene encoding uncharacterized protein LOC119999444, which translates to MFSKIRIQFLQFFNKTQNSSRLINLILISSSLCIIYLLTSIFLVGTSKIISRESSQQAVHEPTSLEHIVFGIASNNKSWSNRKEYVKLWWKPNQMRGCVFLESMPPDLNSSASSSSSLPPVCVSGDTSRFRYTCRGGLRSAIRVARVVSETVALNHSDVRWFVFGDDDTVFFPENLVKTLSKYDHGLWYYIGSNSEIFEQNRFFGFDMAFGGAGFAISYPLAKVLAKIFDSCIARYPHLYGSDSRVFSCLTELGVGLTHEPGFHQVDVRGDVFGLLASHPLTPLVSLHHLDFIDPIFPDMTTMKALDHLFKATSIDSQRILQQTVCYDPWFSWTISVSWGYAVQVHSNRLLLPDALPVQATFRPWQKRGSPFAGAYTFNTKQLHPDPCTRPTVFFFDNVSSDGDEIRSNYKKAYQNCTQDMGSPKKLEEIKVFSTKLDLGIKQLQAPRRQCCDVLPSSAGKVMEIEIRECKEDELIHMHE; encoded by the exons ATGTTTTCCAAGATCAGGATTCAGTTTCTTCAGTTCTTCAACAAAACCCAAAATTCATCTCGTTTGATCAATCTGATTCTAATCTCCTCTTCTTTATGCATAATCTATCTCCTGACATCGATATTTCTTGTTGGTACTTCGAAGATTATAAGCAGAGAGTCTTCTCAACAAGCTGTACATGAACCAACATCGCTTGAACATATCGTGTTTGGCATAGCATCGAACAACAAATCATGGTCGAACCGTAAGGAGTACGTCAAGCTCTGGTGGAAGCCAAACCAAATGAGAGGATGTGTGTTCTTGGAATCCATGCCACCTGATTTGAATTCCTCAGctagttcttcttcttctctgcctCCCGTGTGCGTTTCAGGGGACACTTCGCGGTTCCGGTATACTTGCAGAGGTGGTCTTCGGTCGGCGATACGGGTGGCTCGCGTAGTCTCGGAAACTGTGGCGCTTAATCATTCTGATGTGAGATGGTTTGTGTTTGGGGATGATGACACTGTTTTCTTCCCGGAGAATTTAGTGAAGACTCTGTCCAAGTATGATCATGGACTCTGGTACTACATTGGTTCTAATTCGGAGATATTTGAGCAGAACAGATTTTTTGGGTTTGATATGGCTTTTGGTGGAGCTGGGTTTGCTATTAGTTATCCACTCGCGAAAGTTCTTGCAAAGATTTTCGATTCTTGCATTGCAAGATATCCACATCTTTATGGAAGCGATTCCAGAGTATTTTCTTGTTTGACGGAGCTCGGTGTCGGTCTAACTCACGAACCCGGTTTTCATCAG gTTGATGTTCGGGGAGATGTTTTTGGATTATTGGCATCGCATCCATTGACGCCATTAGTGTCACTGCACCATTTGGATTTCATAGATCCAATCTTCCCTGACATGACAACAATGAAGGCATTGGACCATTTATTCAAAGCAACAAGCATTGATTCCCAAAGAATTTTGCAACAGACAGTTTGTTACGATCCTTGGTTTTCATGGACGATTTCAGTGTCATGGGGTTATGCTGTTCAAGTTCACAGTAATCGTCTACTTCTACCGGATGCTCTTCCTGTTCAAGCAACATTCAGGCCGTGGCAAAAGCGTGGGAGTCCATTTGCGGGGGCGTACACTTTTAACACCAAACAACTTCACCCTGATCCATGTACAAGACCCACAGTCTTCTTCTTTGATAATGTATCTTCCGATGGCGATGAAATTCGGAGCAATTACAAGAAAGCCTATCAGAATTGTACTCAAGACATGGGTTCACCCAAGAAACTAGAAGAAATCAAAGTGTTCTCAACGAAGCTTGATCTTGGCATTAAACAG TTGCAGGCTCCAAGACGGCAATGTTGCGATGTATTGCCTTCTTCCGCAGGAAAAGTGATGGAGATTGAAATTAGAGAATGCAAAGAAGATGAGTTGATCCATATGCATGAGTGA
- the LOC120000521 gene encoding uncharacterized protein LOC120000521 produces MNPKGRLTASVSKKMPNILIRKTLAVSRFKKLIILLSLLLLLFLLIHAPPTSITTRTSRAVGFITTRHHVLFSIASSSATWPKRKHYVRLWYNPSTTRAFTFLDWAIPGPVSRLDPPFIVSENTSRFPFSFKGGLRSAIRVARVVKEAVDRNERDVRWFVFGDDDTVFFVDNLVKTLSKYDHDRWFYVGSNSEVYEQNSKNSFDMAFGGGGFAISHSLARVLAKVLDSCLMKYAHLYGSDARVFSCLAELGVGLTHEPGFHQVDMRGNLLGFLSAHPLSPLVSLHHLDAADPIFPTMNNTQALGHLFKAVNVDPTRILQQTVCYDRLNSLTVSVAWGYAIMVFEGNVFLPDILSKQKTFSPWRRSARADSNHFMFNMRENTRDLCKRPIVFFLESVRSAEGVVRSYYTRYRVPNCHGAKSLEDVEQVIVFSRKMELDIEQMKAPRRQCCDISPSLSESMIINIRHCGVNELISMRS; encoded by the exons ATGAATCCGAAAGGAAGACTCACAGCTTCTGTCTCCAAGAAAATGCCAAATATCTTAATTCGCAAAACCCTAGCAGTGTCTCGTTTCAAGAAGCTAATAATATTGTTATCCCTCCTCTTACTCCTCTTCCTCCTAATACACGCGCCGCCAACGTCAATTACAACCCGGACTTCACGCGCCGTCGGCTTTATAACCACGCGCCACCACGTACTCTTCTCTATTGCGTCCTCCTCTGCCACTTGGCCTAAACGAAAGCACTATGTCCGTTTATGGTACAATCCAAGCACCACGCGTGCTTTTACTTTCCTGGACTGGGCCATACCCGGACCAGTATCTCGGTTGGACCCGCCATTCATTGTCTCTGAGAACACATCGAGATTTCCGTTTTCCTTCAAGGGAGGTCTCCGGTCGGCGATCCGCGTGGCTCGTGTGGTCAAGGAAGCGGTGGATCGGAACGAACGTGATGTGCGTTGGTTCGTTTTTGGAGACGATGATACGGTGTTCTTTGTGGATAATTTGGTGAAAACACTGTCCAAGTATGATCACGACCGGTGGTTTTATGTTGGGAGCAATTCGGAGGTCTACGAACAGAATTCGAAGAACTCGTTTGATATGGCATTTGGTGGAGGAGGGTTCGCGATAAGCCATTCATTGGCGAGGGTTTTGGCGAAGGTTCTGGACTCGTGTTTGATGAAGTACGCGCATTTGTATGGGAGTGATGCGAGGGTTTTCTCGTGCTTGGCGGAGCTGGGTGTTGGGTTAACACATGAACCTGGTTTTCATCAG GTGGATATGCGGGGGAATTTGCTTGGATTTTTGTCTGCACACCCATTATCACCTTTAGTCTCACTTCATCATCTGGACGCAGCGGATCCAATTTTCCCTACTATGAACAATACTCAAGCTCTAGGGCATCTTTTCAAAGCTGTCAATGTTGATCCTACCAGGATTTTACAGCAGACAGTCTGCTATGATCGTCTGAATTCATTAACTGTTTCAGTTGCATGGGGTTATGCTATTATGGTGTTTGAAGGCAATGTATTTCTTCCTGATATCCTTTCAAAGCAAAAGACTTTTTCACCGTGGCGCAGAAGTGCAAGAGCTGACAGTAACCATTTTATGTTTAACATGAGAGAAAATACCAGAGACCTTTGCAAAAGACCTATTGTCTTTTTTCTTGAAAGTGTTAGATCTGCTGAAGGTGTTGTCCGAAGCTACTATACTAGGTACAGGGTACCAAATTGCCATGGAGCAAAATCCTTAGAAGATGTGGAGCAGGTCATAGTTTTTTCGCGGAAGATGGAACTTGACATTGAACAG ATGAAGGCTCCTCGTCGACAATGCTGCGACATTTCTCCCTCTTTGAGTGAATCAATGATTATTAACATCAGACATTGTGGAGTCAATGAACTAATTTCCATGCGTTCTTGA
- the LOC120000524 gene encoding B-box domain protein 30-like, whose protein sequence is MCQGNQRSSFSCEEGDSTPQTTSDSVDCELCGSRASLYCQADDAFLCRKCDLWVHGANFLARRHIRCLICNKCQNLTQRYLIGASAEVVLPTIVSLKEERHCISELEENKSSRMLKTPFLLL, encoded by the coding sequence ATGTGTCAGGGAAACCAGCGAAGTAGTTTCAGCTGCGAAGAGGGTGATTCGACACCTCAAACAACATCTGATTCTGTGGATTGTGAACTTTGTGGTTCACGGGCTTCATTGTATTGCCAAGCTGATGATGCATTTCTATGTAGAAAATGTGACCTATGGGTTCATGGTGCTAATTTCTTAGCTCGCAGGCACATAAGGTGCTTGATCTGCAACAAATGCCAGAATCTCACTCAACGATATCTCATCGGAGCCTCGGCCGAGGTTGTGCTTCCAACCATTGTGAGTTTGAAAGAGGAAAGGCATTGCATTTCAGAGCTTGAAGAAAACAAGTCATCGAGAATGCTTAAAACACCTTTCCTGCTTCTTTAA